From a region of the Candida albicans SC5314 chromosome 1, complete sequence genome:
- a CDS encoding uncharacterized protein (Protein of unknown function; regulated by Nrg1, Tup1; Spider and flow model biofilm induced), which yields MTLYTYTIRWPLKDENIHSIQITGNFDNWSRSLPTIKSTKEYLQEIKLESRQDVVFKFIINDDQWIVNDQFKVTHDEHGNSNNIIYADELVEEVDKENKANTGATSESKDKENAPESSLSETTVALKPEAKSASKPIALKNDNDANDLPEPTIQKEQPKSTEQHESLEAIGIEDHESFVEPVVSSKSPSKSIITEDDIISDIDSHGDNVPKKSGDLPQPSSTQQTLNQVLTPSSSFAAVSSPPVSSDYEHLDTKHEDQETEYNTAANSGVSTDTQGNEIVSTFQENKPVKPVLLPHDSESTLERTGSETNTNNNNSPRIPGHYPSSPEHKSSSTASLQSGNNAGENDSQYTGKRESLISRLRNLFR from the exons ATGACGTTGTATACTTATACAATTAGATG gCCATTGAAAGATGAAAACATTCATTCTATTCAAATAACTGGCAATTTTGACAATTGGTCAAGATCATTACCTACTATCAAGTCGACCAAAGAATATTTGCAAGAGATAAAATTGGAATCTAGACAAGATGTTGTGTTCAAgttcattattaatgatgacCAATGGATTGTCAATGATCAATTTAAAGTGACTCATGATGAACATGGCaattctaataatattatttacGCTGATGAGTTGGTTGAGGAAGTTGATAAGGAGAACAAAGCAAATACAGGCGCCACAAGTGAATCcaaagataaagaaaatgcACCGGAGTCAAGTTTATCTGAGACAACTGTTGCTCTCAAACCTGAAGCTAAATCTGCATCCAAACCAATTGCTCTCAAAAATGACAATGATGCCAATGATCTACCAGAACCAACTATTCAGAAAGAGCAACCTAAATCAACAGAACAACATGAAAGTTTAGAAGCAATTGGTATTGAAGATCACGAAAGTTTTGTTGAGCCCGTGGTATCTCTGAAATCCCCATCGAAATCAATCATTACTGAGGATGATATTATTTCTGACATTGATTCGCACGGTGACAATGTTCCTAAGAAGTCAGGCGACCTTCCACAACCATCCTCAACTCAACAGACATTGAATCAGGTTTTAACTCCGTCCTCGTCTTTTGCAGCTGTTTCGTCACCTCCAGTTTCCTCCGATTACGAACACCTCGATACAAAACACGAGGACCAAGAAACTGAATACAACACTGCCGCTAATTCTGGAGTTTCCACCGACACCCAAGGAAATGAGATAGTTAGTACATTCCAAGAAAATAAGCCAGTCAAACCAGTATTATTGCCCCATGATTCTGAATCTACTCTTGAAAGAACTGGTAGTGAAACTAacacaaacaacaataactcACCTCGTATCCCTGGACATTATCCATCTAGTCCTGAACacaaatcatcatcaacagcCTCATTACAATCTGGCAATAACGCTGGTGAAAATGACTCGCAATATACGGGCAAGCGTGAAAGCTTGATATCCAGGTTGAGAAATTTATTTAGataa
- a CDS encoding signal recognition particle subunit (Ortholog of Srp21, signal recognition particle subunit, functions in protein targeting to the endoplasmic reticulum membrane; predicted adhesin-like protein; mutants are viable), which yields MPKVTSIEKFIELSTDLLANYPTTTTLSTTYTNVSKKSKKSTSESAATSKPKSNKISTHAVSFKLYEPNSGKCIRYTTTKSKELSRLLNFIGPKGLTNDNLHVVGLAGLMTNVKYEKPIEPSLENTPIPESENLATKEIEQNKPDAKEEKTTTTTSSKKKNKKKKKKN from the coding sequence ATGCCTAAAGTGACGAGCATAGAGAAGTTTATAGAGTTATCAACCGACTTGTTAGCAAACtatccaacaacaacaactttatcAACCACATATACCAATGTATCtaaaaaatctaaaaaatcaacttcAGAATCAGCAGCCACATccaaaccaaaatcaaacaaaatttcaacTCATGCTGTAAGTTTCAAACTTTATGAACCTAATTCTGGGAAATGTATAAGATACACCACAACCAAATCTAAAGAATTGTCACgattattaaatttcaTTGGTCCCAAAGGTTTaactaatgataatttacATGTTGTGGGATTAGCTGGTTTAATGACTAATGTGAAATATGAAAAACCAATCGAACCAAGTTTAGAAAATACTCCTATTCCAGAATCAGAGAATTTGGCTACAAAGGAAATTGAACAGAATAAACCTGATGCTAAAGAGGAAaaaactactactactacttccagtaaaaagaagaacaagaagaagaaaaaaaagaattga
- a CDS encoding uncharacterized protein (Ortholog(s) have role in vacuolar protein processing and endoplasmic reticulum localization), translating to MASASAKKLAVANTNILNQLLIISASINIIVFLIISIFHRPSSYKPWIIFSIPSIFLQYSLEKFGRPKYTNGNSLVSSGEDIRLSGSLYEYYFDVIYLTWGFDILMIIFGSNKVWYGYLIIPGFAIYKLSNFILPFIKKNKSNGSTPEEQQAETKQTNSATSKRQQKLQARREKGPAVKYR from the coding sequence ATGGCATCTGCATCAGCTAAGAAGTTGGCAGTAGCCAATACCAAcatattaaatcaattattaatcatTTCCGCATCAATTAACATTATTGTGTTTTTAATTATCTCCATTTTCCATCGTCCATCTTCCTATAAACCGTGGATAATTTTCTCCATCCCAAGTATATTTTTACAATATTCtttggaaaaatttggTCGTCCCAAATATACCAATGGTAACTCTTTAGTTTCAAGTGGTGAAGACATTAGATTACTGGGGAGTTTATAtgaatattattttgatgTTATCTATTTGACTTGGGGGTTCGATattttgatgattatttttGGAAGTAATAAAGTATGGTATGGGTACTTGATAATTCCTGGATTTGCTATTTACAAATTGagtaattttattttaccattcattaaaaagaataaatcaaatggcTCTACACCAGAGGAACAACAAGCAGAAACTAAACAAACCAATTCTGCTACTAGTAAAcgtcaacaaaaattgcAAGCTAGAAGAGAAAAGGGACCAGCTGTTAAATATAGATGA
- a CDS encoding uncharacterized protein (Protein of unknown function) has translation MSLQLLTLRKCAFRILLQSDIFPVHLFSYLLQLFASNDKSLGREATKCMALPVQYRHKWFSLAFLDCLVEQFNKTFLIMNFFCHEGAFIVQG, from the coding sequence ATGTCTTTACAACTCTTAACACTCCGTAAATGTGCCTTTCGAATACTTTTGCAGCTGGATATTTTTCCGGTGCACCTTTTCAGTTATCTTTTGCAACTTTTCGCGAGCAATGACAAAAGTTTGGGGCGTGAGGCAACAAAATGCATGGCATTACCAGTACAGTATCGCCACAAGTGGTTTTCCTTGGCATTTCTTGATTGTTTAGTAGAACAATTCAATAAGACTTTTTTGAtcatgaattttttttgccatgAAGGTGCTTTCATTGTTCAAGGTTGA
- the HGT1 gene encoding Hgt1p (High-affinity MFS glucose transporter; induced by progesterone, chloramphenicol, benomyl; likely essential for growth; protein newly produced during adaptation to the serum; rat catheter and Spider biofilm induced) — protein sequence MSSKIERIFSGPALKINTYLDKLPKIYNVFFIASISTIAGMMFGFDISSMSAFIGAEHYMRYFNSPGSDIQGFITSSMALGSFFGSIASSFVSEPFGRRLSLLTCAFFWMVGAAIQSSVQNRAQLIIGRIISGIGVGFGSAVAPVYGAELAPRKIRGLIGGMFQFFVTLGIMIMFYLSFGLGHINGVASFRIAWGLQIVPGLCLFLGCFFIPESPRWLAKQGQWEAAEEIVAKIQAHGDRENPDVLIEISEIKDQLLLEESSKQIGYATLFTKKYIQRTFTAIFAQIWQQLTGMNVMMYYIVYIFQMAGYSGNSNLVASSIQYVINTCVTVPALYFIDKVGRRPLLIGGATMMMAFQFGLAGILGQYSIPWPDSGNDSVNIRIPEDNKSASKGAIACCYLFVASFAFTWGVGIWVYCAEIWGDNRVAQRGNAISTSANWILNFAIAMYTPTGFKNISWKTYIIYGVFCFAMATHVYFGFPETKGKRLEEIGQMWEERVPAWRSRSWQPTVPIASDAELARKMEVEHEEDKLMNEDSNSESRENQA from the coding sequence ATGTCGTCCAAGATCGAAAGAATCTTTTCTGGACCTGCTTTAAAAATCAATACTTATTTGGACAAGCTTCCAAAAATTTACAATGTTTTCTTCATTGCTAGTATATCCACCATTGCTGGTATGATGTTTGGTTTTGATATTTCGTCAATGTCTGCCTTTATTGGTGCTGAACATTATATGAGGTATTTCAATTCTCCAGGATCGGATATCCAAGGGTTCATTACTTCATCCATGGCTTTGGGTTCTTTCTTTGGTTCTATTGCCTCCTCATTTGTTTCTGAACCCTTTGGTAGAagattatcattattgacTTGTGCTTTCTTCTGGATGGTCGGTGCTGCTATTCAATCATCAGTTCAAAATCGTGctcaattgattattggtAGAATCATTTCTGGTATTGGTGTTGGTTTCGGTTCTGCTGTTGCTCCAGTTTATGGTGCTGAATTGGCTCCAAGAAAAATCAGAGGTCTTATCGGTGGTATGTTCCAATTCTTTGTCACCTTGGGTATCATGATCATGTTTTACTTATCCTTCGGATTGGGCCACATTAATGGTGTTGCTTCATTCAGAATTGCTTGGGGACTTCAAATTGTCCCTGGTCTTTGTTTGTTCTTGGGTTGTTTCTTTATTCCAGAATCTCCTCGTTGGTTGGCTAAACAAGGTCAATGGGAAGCTgctgaagaaattgttgccAAGATCCAAGCTCATGGTGATCGTGAAAACCCTGAtgttttgattgaaatttcTGAAATCAaagatcaattattattggagGAGTCCAGTAAACAAATTGGTTATGCTACTTTATTCACCAAAAAGTACATTCAAAGAACCTTCACTGCTATTTTCGCCCAAATTTGGCAACAATTGACTGGTATGAACGTTATGATGTACTATATCGTTTATATTTTCCAAATGGCTGGTTATTCTGGTAACAGTAACTTGGTTGCTTCATCCATTCAATATGTTATCAACACTTGTGTCACCGTTCCTgcattatattttattgataaagtAGGTAGAAGACCATTATTGATTGGTGGTGCCACTATGATGATGGCTTTCCAATTCGGTCTTGCTGGTATTTTGGGTCAATACTCAATTCCTTGGCCAGATAGTGGTAACGACTCAGTCAACATTAGAATTCCAGAAGACAATAAGTCTGCCTCCAAAGGTGCCATTGCTTGTTGCTACTTGTTCGTTGCTTCCTTTGCCTTTACTTGGGGGGTCGGTATTTGGGTCTACTGTGCTGAAATCTGGGGTGATAACAGAGTTGCTCAACGTGGTAATGCCATTTCCACTTCTGCTAATTGGATTTTGAATTTCGCTATTGCCATGTATACCCCAACTGGCTTCAAGAATATTAGCTGGAAAACATATATCATTTATGGTGTCTTCTGTTTCGCTATGGCTACCCATGTCTACTTTGGATTCCCAGAAACTAAGGGTAAAAGATTGGAAGAAATTGGTCAAATGTGGGAAGAACGTGTTCCTGCTTGGAGATCAAGATCTTGGCAACCAACCGTTCCTATTGCCTCCGATGCCGAATTGGCAAGAAAGATGGAAGTTGAACACGAAGAAgataaattgatgaatgAAGACTCTAACTCCGAATCCAGAGAAAATCAAGCCTAA
- the HSP30 gene encoding Hsp30p (Putative heat shock protein; fluconazole repressed; amphotericin B induced; Spider biofilm induced; rat catheter biofilm induced) — protein sequence MSAAVSTLSDIIKRNDAVNVNPPNPIIDLHITEHGSDWLWAVFSVFALFAIVHGFIYSFTDVRKSGLKRALLTIPLFNSAVFAFAYYTYASNLGYTWILTEFNHAGTGFRQIFYAKFVAWFLGWPLVLAIFQIITNTSFTTTEDESDLLKKFISLFEALFTRVLAIEVFVLGLLIGALIESTYKWGYFTFAVVFQLFAIYLVINDVVVSFGSSSHSVFGNALILAFVIVWILYPVAWGLSEGGNVIQPDSEAVFYGILDLITFGVIPIILTWIAINNVDEEFFTKIWHFHLKPENEHAPTATEDVEKAVGETPRHSGDTAVAPSGVPDTGVAQAQAEAEERI from the coding sequence ATGTCCGCTGCTGTTTCAACTTTATCCGATATCATCAAACGTAATGATGCTGTTAACGTGAACCCACCAAACccaattattgatttacaTATCACTGAACATGGTAGTGATTGGCTTTGGGCTgttttttcagtttttgCATTATTTGCAATTGTGCACGGATTCATTTACAGTTTTACTGACGTTAGAAAATCTGGTTTGAAGAGAGCTTTATTGACTATCCCATTATTTAATAGTGCTGTTTTTGCCTTTGCTTACTATACTTATGCTTCTAACTTGGGCTATACTTGGATTTTGACAGAATTCAACCATGCTGGTACTGGTTTTAGACAAATCTTTTATGCAAAATTTGTTGCTTGGTTCTTGGGTTGGCCATTAGTGTTGGctattttccaaattatcACCAATACCAGCTTTACTACTACTGAAGATGAGTCTGATTTGCTTAAGAAAttcatttctttgtttgaaGCTTTGTTTACTAGAGTTTTGGCAATTGAAGTTTTCGTCTTGGGTTTATTGATTGGTGCTTTAATTGAATCTACTTACAAATGGGGTTATTTCACTTTTGCTGTTGTGTTCCAATTGTTTGCTATTTATTTAGTCATTAATGATGTGGTTGTTTCATTTGGTTCATCTTCTCATTCAGTCTTTGGCAATGCTCTTATCCTTGcttttgttattgtttggATTTTGTACCCAGTTGCTTGGGGTTTGAGTGAAGGTGGTAATGTTATTCAACCAGATTCAGAAGCAGTGTTCTATGGtattttggatttgatcACTTTTGGTGTTATTCCAATTATCTTGACTTGGATTGCCATTAATAAcgttgatgaagaattcTTCACCAAAATATGGCATTTCCATTTGAAACCAGAAAATGAACATGCTCCAACTGCTACTGaagatgttgaaaaagCAGTTGGTGAAACCCCAAGACATTCTGGTGATACTGCTGTTGCTCCATCAGGTGTTCCAGACACTGGTGTTGCTCAAGCACAAGCCGAAGCTGAAGAACGTATTTAA
- a CDS encoding uncharacterized protein (Ortholog(s) have endoplasmic reticulum, nuclear pore localization) — MAIFISRKSNGKAKKKYNLLSIKSNQILFAFRQCHLFHHPCFPYYSLHTSMPPTQPTPTNSANLRYRTPLQQLVTLAKTQQFYWFLGHVFAVLFFILSTLTGFWNRHSSLKYYRFSLLSIILTYLIVIRQIHFKSTFKLSSINIRLLRDENVQYLLLAVIFYVSSFIIGQTGSSLYSFAIFAVFHVSTYFQNHLLSVFIGDIATQSRISSMISNFTSKFNQPALIAASNAEIVLLVVSGFQLIPSALLLLFRRNIVEVSVQVLVFVAIVVFNKLRFDSNQYTKVVVEQMDLKVNQTLAQINSPQLSQLYQNARAGALKYLSLIKLPKESGKKK; from the coding sequence ATGGCAATTTTTATTAGCAGAAAAAGTAACGGAAAggccaaaaaaaaatacaatttaCTATCAATTAAAAGCAATCAAATCCTCTTTGCTTTCAGACAGTGTCACTTGTTCCATCACCCTTGCTTTCCCTATTACTCATTACATACATCAATGCCACCAACACAACCTACACCTACAAACTCTGCTAATCTCAGATACCGAACTCCTTTACAACAACTTGTGACATTGGCTAAAACACAACAGTTTTATTGGTTCCTTGGCCATGTTTTCGCAGtgttatttttcattcttaGTACCCTTACAGGGTTTTGGAATCGTCATTCTTCTTTGAAATACTACCggttttcattattatcaattatattgacgtatttgattgttattAGACAAATCCATTTCAAATCTACTTTTAAACTTTCAAGCATCAATATCAGATTGTTGCGTGATGAAAATGTacaatatttattgttggCTGTTATATTTTATGTCTCGAGTTTTATTATTGGCCAAACAGGGTCTAGTTTATATTCATTTGCCATTTTCGCTGTGTTTCATGTGCTGACTTATTTCCAAAACCATTTATTATCTGTTTTTATTGGTGACATTGCCACACAAAGCAGAATCAGTTCcatgatttcaaattttacCAGCAAATTCAACCAACCAGCATTGATTGCTGCATCCAATGCAGAAATTGTATTGTTGGTTGTTTCAGGGTTCCAATTAATCCCTAGTgcattgttgttattgtttagACGTAACATAGTTGAAGTCTCTGTACAAGTATTGGTGTTTGTGGCCATTGTGGTGTTTAACAAATTGAGATTTGATTCTAATCAATATACAAAAGTGGTGGTTGAACAAATGGATTTGAAAGTGAATCAAACGCTTGCACAAATCAACAGTCCACAATTGTCACAATTGTACCAGAATGCTCGAGCAGGTGCATTAAAGTACCTCTCGTTGATCAAATTGCCCAAAGAAAGTGGTAAAAAGAAGTAA
- the ZCF24 gene encoding Zcf24p (Predicted Zn(II)2Cys6 transcription factor; caspofungin induced; Hap43-repressed), with protein sequence MPMRNRKIKPFEERKRVTVACNRCRSKKTKCDGGFPCLKCVKSNQECNISAPERPSNPTDFKEKYAQNRTYTCKLERIIQYLFPDIDLKYLRENTDTFEREVCINKSKLPRVGVPITSTKPPESEDNESKLNSLKNFNHTYVSPTDQSFIRFIDNSKNQRFMERNTLAASVFANSNIYAKHNLQVLVQNALEVFPDDNKIRKLVGIFLNICETNYFYVHHGRFYKQVDQLLLKRQENDIEYLVNNWTTVSIVSVMLALASGFEFIADNSPMPKVTPDTTPGLMCYYAALPFAGFLIDLKSVESIQCLLIFGVFMTTNKLENFQSIDGGYTFMNLALEIAIANKLHLKEPFENYPEEDREVFKRLWWTCYTMERRHGVNIGRVETIAPEDITVELPVDMRGLYSNLGLSNHLSQISIIQMNYIFRDIMDLFCSKSKSHKDQSISIDPKIIRKFVEDLEECKLNFPNYTKIDNLDPSSTRYRACIHLNLTYYLAKIYIGKPFLLYKVENYKRLNENNGYESAFVDHLSSICIDAAFCSVELLSELQKYNKLGLFSCTDINVCNIALFAILVFLKIDRSETTLLFLRKGLSILKIMSDGSASAKSALQRLRKLDKLVCDLTELDDMEKDLNPHNVLGHESASKAFPMDTSNQDAVLEFGNLPYVDSSANLGGYMNTQQYFFDDMDNILMSVDDDIFNLQKWSDI encoded by the exons ATGCCAATgagaaatagaaaaatcaagccatttgaagaaagaaaaagagttACTGTAGC GTGTAACCGATGTCGATCtaagaaaacaaaatgtGATGGTGGGTTTCCATGTCTAAAATGTGTCAAATCCAATCAAGAATGTAACATTTCTGCTCCAGAAAGGCCTTCCAATCCTACTGatttcaaagaaaaatatgcACAGAATCGAACCTATACTTGCAAATTAGAAAGAATAATACAATATTTGTTTCCCGATATCGATTTGAAGTATTTACGAGAAAACACTGACACATTTGAACGAGAAGTATGTATAAATAAACTGAAATTACCTCGTGTTGGAGTTCCTATAACGTCGACTAAGCCCCCTGAATCAGAAGACAACGAATCAAAATTGAACTCACTCAAGAATTTCAATCATACCTATGTATCTCCAACAGACCAAAGTTTTATTAGATTCATCGACAATAGCAAAAACCAAAGGTTTATGGAAAGAAATACATTGGCAGCTAGTGTTTTTGCCAATAGTAACATATATGCCAAACACAATTTACAAGTCTTAGTTCAAAATGCATTAGAAGTTTTCcctgatgataataaaatacGTAAATTGGTAGGAATTTTCTTAAACATTTgtgaaacaaattatttttatgtTCATCATGGACGATTTTATAAACAAGTGGATCAATTACTTTTAAAAAGACAAGAAAATGATATAGAATATTTAGTCAATAATTGGACAACTGTAAGTATTGTGCTGGTCATGCTTGCTCTTGCTAGtggatttgaatttattgcCGACAATTCACCAATGCCCAAAGTCACTCCTGATACAACACCAGGGTTAATGTGTTATTATGCCGCATTACCATTTGCTGggtttttaattgatttgaaatcagTGGAAAGTATTCAATGTTTACTTATATTTGGAGTGTTTATGACAACGAAcaaattagaaaatttcCAATCAATAGATGGTGGTTATACATTTATGAATTTAGCATTAGAAATTGCCATTGCCAATAAATTGCATTTAAAAGAACCGTTTGAGAATTATCCTGAAGAAGATCGTGAAGTTTTCAAGCGTCTTTGGTGGACTTGCTATACTATGGAAAGAAGACACGGTGTGAATATTGGAAGAGTCGAAACAATTGCACCTGAGGATATAACTGTTGAATTACCCGTTGATATGCGTGGTCTTTATAGTAATCTTGGactttcaaatcatttaaGTCAGATatcaattattcaaatgaattatattttcaGAGATATTATGGATTTATTCtgttcaaaatcaaaatcacaCAAAGATCAAAGCATATCGATAGATCCTAAAATTATTAGGAAATTTGTTGAGGATTTAGAAGAAtgtaaattgaattttccCAATTATACCAAGATTGATAATTTAGATCCTAGCTCAACAAGATATCGTGCTTGtattcatttgaatttgacTTATTATTTGgcaaaaatttatattggTAAGCCATTCCTACTATataaagttgaaaattACAAACGATTAAATGAGAATAATGGATATGAATCGGCATTTGTTGATCATTTATCATCGATTTGTATTGATGCAGCATTTTGTTCCgttgaattattatcagaattacaaaaatataacaaaTTGGGATTATTTTCATGTACTGACATTAATGTCTGTAACATTGCCCTATTTGCCATTTTGgtgtttttgaaaattgatcGATCAGAaacaacattattatttttgagGAAAGGTTTAagtattttgaaaatcatGTCGGATGGAAGTGCTAGTGCTAAACTGGCATTACAAAGACTTCGaaaattggataaattaGTATGTGATCTCACTGAATTGGATGATATggaaaaagatttaaatCCACATAATGTTTTGGGTCATGAATCTGCATCAAAAGCATTCCCCATGGACACTAGCAATCAAGATGCAGTTTTGgaatttggaaatttacCTTATGTCGATTCCAGTGCAAATTTAGGTGGGTATATGAATACTCAACAGTATTTCTTTGACGATATGGATAATATATTGATGTCGgtagatgatgatattttcAATCTCCAGAAATGGCTGGATATATAG
- a CDS encoding 5-formyltetrahydrofolate cyclo-ligase (Ortholog(s) have 5-formyltetrahydrofolate cyclo-ligase activity, role in folic acid-containing compound biosynthetic process and mitochondrion localization), protein MTNLPLKEVKRQLRKQLKSNLKTITQDSLIKQSHLIHQNLLNHEFFKTANNIAVFMNMPDSEVKTMEIIESCFKLGKSVYLPRCNYVSSPGRKSNYMSLLEMPSLEAIHQLKPQGKYQLLEPLTGNDAIETGILDLIIVPGVAFDKNKNRMGHGAGFYDEFITTFHNKFKRKPYLLGVALQEQIVDYIPTEPHDWKLDSIITSTNVY, encoded by the coding sequence ATGACAAACTTACCACTCAAAGAAGTCAAACGGCAATTGCGAAAGCAACTTAAATCTAATTTAAAAACCATTACCCAAGATTCATTAATCAAACAATCTCATCTAATCCATCAAAACCTATTGAATCATgagtttttcaaaactgCCAACAATATAGCTGTGTTCATGAATATGCCTGATCTGGAAGTTAAGACTAtggaaattattgaaagcTGTTTTAAATTGGGCAAGTCTGTGTATCTACCACGATGCAACTATGTTTCTTCACCAGgaagaaaatcaaattatatgTCATTACTTGAAATGCCTTCACTTGAAGCGATACACCAACTTAAACCACAGGGGAAATATCAACTTTTAGAACCATTAACTGGAAATGATGCAATAGAAACTGGGATTTTAGATCTAATAATTGTCCCTGGTGTTGCGTTTGATAAGAATAAGAATCGTATGGGTCATGGTGCTGGCTTTTATGATGAATTTATAACCACTTTCCATAACAAATTTAAAAGGAAACCATATTTGTTAGGAGTTGCATTACAGgaacaaattgttgattatatCCCTACAGAACCCCATGATTGGAAATtagattcaataataacatCTACAAACGtctattaa
- a CDS encoding uncharacterized protein (Ortholog(s) have role in response to drug and cytosol, nucleus localization), translating to MGSNRGLFPAINSAQRAANATTTSSAAANQRKKVILQPGHSPLDWAQLNRTQPRHKLRGVPANTPPPQYISINKQELQKHKSLQDCWTCINGKVYNITPYINFHPGGVEEIMKCAGKDGTSLFNKYHSWVNVDRMLENCIVGVFHRD from the coding sequence ATGGGTTCAAACAGAGGTTTGTTCCCCGCTATAAATTCAGCTCAACGAGCAGCCAATGCAACAACCACATCTAGTGCTGCAGCAAACCAACGGAAGAAAGTAATTTTACAACCAGGTCATTCGCCACTTGATTGGGCTCAATTAAATAGAACTCAACCACGACACAAGTTACGAGGAGTTCCTGCCAATactccaccaccacaataTATTTCGataaataaacaagaattacaaaaacaCAAGAGTTTACAAGATTGTTGGACTTGTATTAATGGTAAAGTTTATAATATCACTCCATATATAAATTTTCACCCTGGTGgtgttgaagaaatcatGAAATGTGCTGGTAAAGATGGAACCAGtcttttcaataaatatcATAGTTGGGTTAATGTTGATAGAATGTTGGAAAATTGTATTGTAGGAGTGTTTCATAGagattaa